TTGATGAAGGGCCGCACGACGCTGGTCATCGCGCACCGCCTGTCGACCATCGAGCGCGCCAACCGGATCCTGGTGATGGAAGCGGGGCAGATCGTCGAGAGCGGCAGTCATCGCGAACTGCTGGCGCAAGACGGGCTGTACGCGCATCTGCACCGTATCCAGTTCCAGCAGAGCGCGGCGTAAAGCGCACGACACGTCAATCGGGCCATTCATTCGGGGCTCCCTGCACGCGGTCCGCCAAACCGGACCGCGCATGACTCATCCCTTAACATTTGACGAGGCGCTGGCGCGCGCTGTCTGAATGAAGAAACTTGGACTCTCCAGCAACGCTCTGCAACACAGCGGCGGCCTCGAGCGCTACGCAATGGATCTGGTGCGCGGCCTCGCCGCGCGCGGCGTCGAGCCGGCTTTCTTTGCGCGTCGTTTCGATGCGTCGCTGCCCGAATACGGGATGGTCGAGCCGCACCGTATAAACGTCGCGTTTCTGCCGGGCAAGCTGCGCGACCGCTGGTTTTCATGGCGGCTGCGCGCGGCACGGCGCGCGGCGCACGTCGATGTGCTGATCGGCTGCAACCGCGTCGACTCGTCCGACATGGCGATCTGCGGCGGCACGCATCTCGGCTTTTTGCGGGCGACGGGGCGCGCGCAGAAGCGTTCGGACCGCTGGCAGATTGCGCTCGAGCGCCGCCAGTACGAGCGCTCGAAAATCGTGGTCGCGCACTCGCAACTGATGCATGACGAATTGCGCGAACTGTACGGCGTGGACGAAGCGAAGATCCGCGTGTTGTATCCCCCCGTGGACGGCACGCGTTTCGCGCCCACGGATGCCGCGACGCGCGCCGCCTTGCGCCACAAATACGGTTTCGCCGACGACGAGATCGTCCTCCTGTTTCCGTCGAGCAGCCATGAGCGCAAGGGTTTGCCGCTCATCGAAGCCGCGCTGCGCGACACCGCGCTGCCGGTGGTCGTGGCCGTAGCCGGCCGCCCGCCCGCGCGCCCGTCCGCGCGGCTGCGCTATATCGGCTATGTGAAAGAGCTCGCGGAGTGCTACCGGGCCGCGGACTTCACGATCCTCGCGTCGACGTATGAGCCGTTCGGGCTGGTCGGCATCGAATCGGTGATGTGCGGCACGCCGGTCATTTTCCCGTCGACCATTGGCTGCTGCGATGCGATCGCCCCGCATGCGAAATTCGTTTTCGCGCCGGGCGAGGTGGCCGATCTGCGTGCGACAGTCGAGAGGGCGGTGCGGGAACACGGCGCCGGTACGCGTCGCACGCCACTCGAACTGGCTCGCGACGCGGTGCTTTACGACCCCGGCGTGGCTGCTCACGTGGACGCGCTGCTGACGCTGGCCGAGGGCATCGACAGCGCGCGTTAGGGATCCGCCGCACCCTTGTCGCAGAAGGGGCAAGCGGGTTTCCTGGCGTGGTTTCGCGTCGTTCCGTAGCAGGGTCACATGCTATAATTTTCAACTATCAACGCTCGAACTCAATTCGAGCCGAACACCCACTTACTTCATCGAACTTTCCATGCCGGCCTGGACAGGCGGCGGGCCAGAGGCGCCGCATCCCGAACCGCGCCAGTCCGTCGTGACGGGGCTGTAGCCGCTGCACTGGAGGCCTTCGGGAAGAATACCGCTGGAGATTGTGCATGGCGAACGCGACCTCGCGCCGGGTAACGGCGTACAGCAAGATCGCGGCGGGGACAAACGCGCCGATGAGCCCATGAGTCGGCTTGCCGGGCGTCTTCGTATTTTTGCGCGGGCCATCCCGCGACTGCTGATCAAGCCATTGCGCCGCGAGCCACGGCACCCGCGCCGGATCCTGATTGCGCACCACCTGTTGCTTGGCGACACGCTGCTGCTCACACCGCTGCTCGCCAAGCTGCGCGTGCAATATCCGCAGGCGCAGATCGTTCTCGCCTGTCCGAAGGCGATCGTGCCGCTGTATGCCGGCCGGCCTTTCGGTGTCGCGGTGTTGCCGTTCGATCCGCGTGATCCGCGGTCGGTGCGCGACGTTCTGCTTTCCGGACCTTACGACCTCGGCATGGTGCTCGGCGACAATCGTCATAGCTGGCTCGCGTTGGGTGCGGGCTGCCGCTGGATCGTCGGACACGCGGGCGACAAGCCGGCCTGGAAGAACTGGCCGCTCAACCGGAGCGTGCCGTATCCCGCTGCGCCGGCGGCCTGGGCCGACCTCGCCGCGGAACTGATCGACGGACCGCCGCCGCGCGCTTACCGGCCCGCCGATTGGCCCGCGCCGCCGCATGCGGCGCTACCCGAGCCGTCGCAGTTCGCGAAACCTTACGTCGTGCTTCATCCGGGCGCGAGCACCCGTGTCAAACGCTGGCCCAACGCGCGCTGGCGCGAGCTTGCGCAACGCGTGGAAGCGCTCGGCTATCTGCCGGTATGGACCGGCGGTCCGGGCGAAGCAGAGCTGATTCGCGAGATCGACCCCGACCCTCGTCATCCGAACCTGGCGGCGCGGCTCGGCCTCGGCGAGTTGTGGCATCTGTTTGCCGGCGCGCAAGCCGTGGTTTGTCCCGATACCGGCGTCGCGCATCTGGGGCGTCTGATCGGGGTGCCCACCCTCGCGCTGTTCGGCCCCGGCAATGCCTTGATCCACGGCGCGGGGCGCTACTGGCGCGAGGTGCCGTTCGTGCCCATTACCGTCGCGGAGATGCCATGCCGCGATCAGCCTTTTATTTTCCGCCGCAAGGTAGCATGGGTGCGGCGCTGCGATCGCAACGAGACGACCTGCGTCGCATGGCGCGGCGACCATGCCGACTGCATGGGCCGGCTGTCGGTGGAGTCGGTGTACAACGCATTGCAAAATGTTCTGGTGAAGGTGTAATGACTCACACGGCTGCGCGAGTGGAGCGCGTGTTATGGGTTGCGTGTCCCGTCATTCTGTTCGTGGTGATGTTCGGCCACATGACGGCGCTCGTCTTCAATGCGCTTGCCCTGATGGCGCTCGGCGTGGCGGCCGCCGCCTGCTCGGCCAGCCGGCCATCGCTATGGCACTGGCCGCTAATGCTGCCCATCGCGGGCTGGGCCGGCTGGAGCCTCGCCTCGGTCGCGTGGTCCATGTATCCGATGGTCAGTCTGCACGCGTGGTGCGACGAGGTGCTCTATCCGCTGGTGGCGTTCTGGGGCTTCTGGCTGTTCGGTACGCAACTGCGGCGGCCGGCGCCCGTCGTGCTCATCAACTGGTTCGCCTGCCTCGCGCTCGCCGCGATCAGCGCGCTCTACTGGGGGCATCTGCAGCCGCCCACCGCCAATACCTTTCCGTTGCATTTCTATAACCGCGTCGGTCACACCAGCACGCTTGCCGTGTTCGCCATGCCGCTCTTCGCCGGCTTCATGCTGCGGCCGCGGTGGCGCATGATCGGCGCAAGCGGCATCGCGCTGTGCCTGTTCATCGGACTGGCCACGCTCAACCGGTTCTTCTGGCCGGCGGCCGCCGTCACGCTTCTGATCGCACTGTTTCCGCTCTACCGGCGGCGCCTGCTGCTGGCGGTGCTGGTCGTTGCCGTGGTCGGCGCGGCCGGCGTCGGCACACTCGAGTTCAGTTCCCGCTTGCGCACGGCCGGCACCGTGCCCGCTGCTACGCAGCCGCGCGACGTCGCGATCGACGGTCATCAGGTCTACGTGCCAGGCTCGCTGTCCGCAATCGGCGACACGGTATCGGCCGACACGCGTCCGAAGCTGTGGGCGTTTTATGTCGGCGAGGCCGAGCGCCACGCGTGGGTTGGGGTGGGCTTCGGCAAGCCGTTGCCGGGTATCGTCTATCGCAGCGAAATGCCGGCCAGTTTGCTGGCGGTCGAGCCGCAAGCGCTGACGCACGCGCACAACCTGTTCATCAATACGTGGCTGCAGACGGGATTCATCGGCGTCGTGCTACAGACGGCGCTTCTGCTGTGCCTCGTGGGGCGCTTCTGGCGGCTGCGGCGGGTCGACCCCTGGCTGTGCGCTGCGGGCGTGGCACTGGTGGCCGGCATGATCGCGAAAAATACAACCGACGATTTCATGTGGCAAACCACCATGCTCGCGTTCTGGGCTTTTGCGGGCCTGCTGCTGGGCTGCGCGGAGCACGCCGGTGCAGCAGGCGAGGCGTCGCTGGAAACGGTGCGAAGCAGAACCACGGTACTGCGCAGCGAACAGCGGCGCGAAGCGCCGACAGCAGAGTTGGGCGAATAACCAGGATGACGAACGTGAACCCCCACTCTATCGAAGCCGACCGCACCCCGCTGCGCATCCTGTTTCATATCAACGATTTCGGTAAAGGCGGCACTGAGACCGCGTTGCTGTCCTGGCTAAAGACGCTCGACCGGCGCCTGTTCGCGCCGAGCCTGTCGGTGGCGTATCCGACCGACGACCTGGCGTTCTGGCGTGCGCAGTCGATTCCCGAAGACGTTCCCGTCCACGTACTCGCCTCGTCGAAATGGATGTACGCGCTGCATCAGGCGGCGCGCCGGCGCAAGCTGGGCACCGGCGAGAAGTTATTGCACAAGCTGTTGACCTACGGCGTGATCCGGCCGCTGCTGGCGCTGCGTATGCGGCATCTCGTCAGGCAACACGATCTGGTCTGCGATTTCGATTTTTCGCTGCGCCATATGGCGGGCAGTTGCAACGTGCCCTGGTTCGGCGTGAACCATTTCAGCCTCGCGGCCCGGCTCGGCGGCAAGAGCGCGCGCTACATCGCCCGGCGCGTGCGGCATTACGCGCGTTACTCGGCAATCACCGTGCTGATTCCCGCCATGCTGAACGAGGCGCGGGAACTCTTTTCGACAACGGGCGTGGACATGGACATTGTCGAGTTGCCGAATGTGATCGACGTCGACGCGCTGCGCTCCGCGGCGCGCGCGGAGATCAAACGTCCGGCGGAGTCATTCATCGTTTCCGTGGCGCGTCTGGATGAAGGTCAGAAGGACCACAAGACCTTGTTACGAGCCTACGCGCAGTTGCGCGAGCGCGGCCGCTGCGAGGCGGCGCTCGTCCTGATTGGCGACGGGCGCGACCGGGGCGAGCTCGAGCAACTCGCCGACCAACTGGGGATCGGTGCATCGGTGCAGTTTCTTGGCTTCTGTGCCAATCCGCTGCCCTATATCCGGCAGGCGGAAATGCTCGTCCTGAGCAGCCGCTACGAAGGTTGCGCGGTGGTGCTCGGTGAGGCGATGGCGCTCGGCACGCCGGTGCTGTCGGCGGATTGCCCGACCGGTCCGCGAGACATGCTGGAAGGTGGCAAGGCTGGCCTGCTGGTGCCGGTCGGCGACGTGGACGCTATGGCGTTCGGCATCGAACGCCTGCTGACGGACACCGAGCTGCGCCGCAGCGTCGCGCAAGCCGCGCTGCAAAAAGTCGAGACGTTCACGCCGCCACGCGCCAATCAGCGGATGCTGGAACTGGCGTTGCGCCTGCTGGCGAAGCAGGACTCGCCGTCGGGCGTGCTGGAGCCTCGCTGAAGCGCAAGCCCGAGATTCACACGCCGCCAGTCACCAGCGGCAACACCGTCAGGTCTGGATGCGTGCCTTCCACGATGCTGCGGCCCATGTGCACGGCTTCATAGACGGCTTCGTCCTCGCCGGCGAAGCTCTCTTCGCCATCGGGGTGAAACGGCACCGCATGGCCGGGAATGGCCGGGTCCGCGCCTGGATGGCAAACGTAGCCGATATACGTGTAGCGCTGATTCGCCGCGGTCGGCGTGTGCCCTTCGCTCGGCGGGTTCTTCAGAAACGGCGCTACGTGAATCTCGAATCCCTCGTATTCCACCATCTGCCAGGCTGCGGTGTGATCGGTCATGGCCGCCTCCGTCCAGTCACGCGCTTGTCAAAAGTCTAGGTGATCTCAACGTAAAGCGCGCTCAAAACGTCTACGGCTAAACCATTACGGCTTGATGGCGCCGAGCTGCCTGAGTAACGTCAGATTGTCTTCGAGGTGCCAGTTTTCGACGATGCGGCCGTTCTTCACGCGATACAGGTCGAAGGCCTGGAAGTCGATCGTCTGACCGTTGCCTTTGAGATTCTGGAACTGTCCTGTGAAGTGCCCGTAGAAATGCAGATGGACCGAGGCACGGTCGCCGGCCACCACGAGGTCGTCGATTTCGGCGTGCAGGTCGGGCACCGCCGCACGAAATCCCTTCGACGCCTGCAGCGGACCGTCACGACCTTGCGGGCGCCCGTCCGGCAAGGTGCGGTCCACAAAAGCCGGCGACAGCGCGCGTGTCGCGTAGGCCTCGCCGCCGGTGTTCCAGAATGCTGCGTAGCGGCGCGCGGTTTGCACGATCGCGGCACTTTGCGCCGAGTTCGATGCAACGGCGAGATGGTGCGGCACGGGCAGGTCGGCGTCGCTCGCGGCATGGGCGCTCACGGCGCCCGCGAAACTCGCGGCGATCAGCATATGGCGGGCGATTCGGGACATCGATGAGGTGGACATGGCGCGTTCCAGAGAGATGTTGAGGTCGATGGAGCGCATTCTCTGGCTAATTGCCGTGTTTGATAATTGGTCTAACTCTTAAAGGATTGTCGGGTTATTTTTGAAAACGATGCGCGCGGCGCGAAGGTTCGGCGTGAGGTCAGAGAGTCAGTCTCCCGCCGGTCGCGCGATGTCGATCGTCAGATAGAATGGTGCGCTTTGCCCGTACACGACTCTGCCCATGTGGTTCAAAAACCTTCAGCTTCACCGTCTTCCCGCACCGTGGTCCGTCACCCCCGAACAGATGCAGAAATGGCTCGCGCCGCATGCGTTCGCGCCCGGCAACAGCGTCGAGATGCAAAGCCACGGCTGGGCATCGCCGCGTGATAACGATTCCAGCGACTCGCTGGTGTATTCGCTCAATGGCCAGATGCTGCTGGTGTTTCGCGCCGAAAAGAAACTGCTGCCCGCTTCGGTCGTCACGCAAGTGACCAAGGCGCGCGCGTTCGAACTCGAGGAACAGCAAGGCTTCAAACCCGGCCGAAAACAGATGCGCGAACTCAAGGAGCAGGTCACGGACGAACTGTTGCCGCGCGCCTTCAGCATTCGCCGCGATACGCGCGTGTGGATCGACTGCAGGAACGGCTGGCTCGTGATCGACGCGGCTTCGCAAGCGGTCGCCGATGAAGTGCGCGGCCTGCTGGTGAAGTCGATCGATCAATTGCCGCTCGGCACGGTACGCGTCACGCACTCGCCGGTCGCGGCCATGACCGGATGGCTGCTCGCAGGCGAGGGTCCGGCGGGCTTCACGCTGGATCAGGACACCGAGTTGCGTTCGCCCGCGGAAGGCAACGCCACCGTGCGCTACGTGGGACATACACTGGACGCCGAAGACATGCGCCGTCATATCGAAGCCGGCAAGCAATGCATGCGGCTCGCGATGACATGGAACAATCGCGTGTCGTTCGTGCTGACGCCGTCGCTCACGATCAAGCGCATCGCGCCGCTCGACGTGTTGAAGGAAGCGGGCGATCCCACCGCGCAGAACGACGACGAACGTTTCGACTCTGACGTCACGCTGATGACCGCCGAACTCGACCGCATGCTGTGCGATCTGCTCGACGCGCTGGGCGGCGAGCAGGGCGAAGCGATTCCGCAAGCCGCGGCGGCGTAAGACGTTTCGATTCGTGGCAGGCCGGCGCGTCTGAACGGGGCGCGCCGCATGCGCATGGACGGCTCCGTCGTGCCGAAGCGTTGCGCGCCCGAGCCATGAACGTGTATAAGATGGCGATCGGCAGGGCGCGTCAATCACGGAGGGCTTGCGATGGTTCGTCTGGTCATGATTCTGCTTGGAGTCGATTACCTGCGCACGCGCTGGCGATCGTTGCGGCTCGTCGGCTGCATCAGTTTGCTGCTCGGCGTCGTCGTGTTCATCGATGCGCTCGATAGCGCGCTCTACTTTCCGATCACCCCATTCGCATTGTTCCTGTTGCTGGAAGGCCTCGCCACGCTGGCCGTCGCCTGGACCGGCATGGGCGGGCAACGTACGCTGCGCTATGTAAAAGGCATTGCGTTCTCCACTGCGGCGGCGCTGATTCTCGTCGGCCATGAGCACGGCAACTTCATTCTGTCGATGATCTTCGGCACGCTCTTTCTCGCCGATGGGCTGTTGCAGATCGTCTCCGCCAAAGTGGTCCGCTATCGCACGTGGCGGCTCGCGATGATCGGCGGCGGTGTCGAAATCGCGCTGGCGATTTTTTTCTATCAACCTTATCCGACGCACTACGTCGGCACGGTGCCGTACTGTCTCGGACTCGGCCTGATCTTCGGCGGCTGGAACATGTTCTTGCTGAGCACGCGGGTGCGGCGGCTCGACTCGAATCCCGCGGTCGCCGCGAACCCCGGACTCGCCGCGAACGGCGCTGCGGCGGATGCCGGCATCGCCGCCGCGAGCGAACTGGCCGCGAGCCGCGTGATCGCCCACGAATGGGATGGGCCCCCCGCCGCCGATGAAGCCGCCTTGACCGTACACGTGTGGACGCCCGTCGGCTCAGCGAAAAGCGAGGCGCGGCGGCAGCCGATCGTCGATCGTTATATCGCGGCGGTGGATCGCAACGGCGTGATATCGACTGGACATGCTGCGCTCGAATCGCCCGAGGGCATCTACATCAGCCTGTATCCGGGCGTCGAGATCGACCGCTCGCCCGACGACTTCGCGCGGCTTCTACGCGCCACGCGTGAGAACGACGTGCCGGGCCTGTTCCAGCCCGACTACGCGACCGAGTCGAAAGCGTGGTGTCCTTCCACCGTGCAGGTGCGGATCCGCAATTACGATCCGGTCCGGTTGCGGCGTTTCTGGGACGCGTATCGGCAGGACGCGACGTATAACCTCACGCACCGCAACTGTTCGAGCAGTGTCTCGCGCGCACTGGAAGCGGCTATCGAAGGGGCATCGGCGCGCGTGTGGGGCGGCCTCGGCGGGTGGCGGCCGTTTCTGCGCGTGATCTCCACACCCGAACTGTGGGTCGCCGCGCAAGTGCGCAAGCGAGCCGCAACGATGGCATGGACGCCCGGCCTCACACTCGACTATGCGCGCGCCCTTAGCATGCTGGCCGACCCGCGACCTTCGGGCTGGGTCAAGATGGCGCGCCTCGCGGTGCAGAGAATGGTTCGCTCGCGCCAGCAATGGCGCGAAGAGGCGCGCCACGCGAGCGTCGCCGAGGACACGGCGCGCGACGCGGTGCGCGAATGAGGCGCGCTCGCGGCGAGCGCTGCACAACTTCGACGTCGCGGTAAAAATAGCATCTGTATCAACGGCTTGCAGTTTTTGCCGGATAGTTATGCACAGATTTGAGCACAGATTCTGTTGATAACTCCGCGCACGCGACGCAGCACCCAAATGAGTGTTTTCAACCAATATGGCGGGTGTATGCTGACCCCGTCGGTCAACTTGTCTGAGACCACTCGACCACACCGGAACCCGGCCGTGGCTCATTGAAGATCAAAACCGCGCGGCGCGCTCTTCGCCTGCTGCGGCTGTGGCTTTTTTACAAGCGTGAACACGATGGACAGGACGAACCCGGCGGCATTCATCAGGCGGTCAGATGAATGAGCCGCAGCGATTCACGGTGCGTCACGTCAGTGTCTACCGTTACTCTGAACCCGTGCGCTTCGGCGAGCATCGCATGATGTTTCGCCCGCGCGCCAGCCACGATTTGCGCCTCGTTACCAACCAGTTGGTGATCACGCCTACACCGTCGCGGCTTCATTGGCTGCACGATGTATTCGACAACTCGGTGGCGGTCGCGAGTTTCGCGGACAAGGCGAGCGAACTCCGCTTTGACAGCGAAGTGACGCTCGAGCACTTCGAAGCGCCAATGCCCGACTATGCACTCGAACCGTATGCGGTGAACTGGCCGTTCGCGTACACCAACGAGGAAGCGTCCGATCTCGTGAACGCGCGCAGCCGTCCGTATCCGGACAGCGACGTGGACGAGTGGGCGCGCCGTTTCGTGCCGACGGCCGGCGGCGCTGCAAAGAGCGGCAAGCGCGGCGCTGGTGCCGGCGGCGGCACGATGGCGCTTTTGCGCGCCATGACGCTCGAAATCAAGAGCACGTTTTTCTATGTGCGCCGCACGGAAAAAGGCGTGAACCGTCCCGGCGACACCTTGCGCAGCCGCAGCGGCAGTTGTCGCGATTTCGCCGTGCTGATGATGGACGCGGTGCGCTCGCTCGGTCTCGCGGCGCGCTTCGTGAGCGGCTATCTGTTCGTGCCCGAGCACGACGCGGCGCAAGGCGGCGGCGCGACGCACGCATGGTTGCAGATCTATTTGCCGGGTGCCGGCTGGGTCGATTTCGATCCGACCAACAGTATCGTCGGCAACCGCCATCTGATTCGCGTGGCGGTGGCGTGGAACGCATACCAGGCGCTGCCGTTGTGGGGTACGTGGCATGGCGCGCCGCATTCGTTCCGCGGTTTGCAGGTGGATGTGAGCGTGACTGAAGGTGAATGAGTGCGAATGAGGACAAGCACGGGCGAATAAGAGTGCACCGAACGTCCCGGATGGATAAATGGAACGTGTTCGCACGTCAACTGAATGTTTCAACTGGAAAAGGGCGCTGCGATGAAATTGCGCGTTGGCTATGAACTGGTCTATGAGTGTGTGCAACCGACGCCGATGCTGCTGATGTTGAACACCCACTATTCGCATGCGAAAGAGGTGCTGAATCCCGATTTGCTGGTGGTCGATCCGCCGGTGCCGATCCGTCAGTATCGTGACTCGTTCGGCAATCTGTGCAGCCGGATCGTGGCGCCGCCGGGAAAAGTTTCCTTTTCGACGAGTGCGGTGCTGGAGGTGTCCTCCGAGCCGGAAACGCGGCCGCCGTACACCGAACAGCATCCGGTGGAAATGCTGCCTGACGATACGCTGGTGTTTCTGCTGGGCAGCCGCTATTGCGAAACCGATCTGCTGTCCGAATTCGCATGGCAGACCTTCGGCACGCTGCCGCTCGGGCGTGTGCGCGTGGATGCGATCTGCAACTACGTGCACAACCATATCGTGTTCGGCTACGACTTTGCGCGTCCGACCAAGACTGCGTGGCAGGCCTGGCAGGAGCGCAAAGGCGTATGCCGGGATTTCGCGCATCTGGCCGTGGCGCTATGCCGGGCCATGAATATCCCGGCGCGTTATTGCACCGGCTATATCAGCGACGTCGGCTTGCCGCCGCCCTATGCGCAGATGGATTTCGCCGCATGGTTCGAGGCGTATATCGGCGGATGCTGGCAGATCTTCGACCCGCGCAACAATGCGCCGCGCACGGGGCGCGTGCTGATGGCGCGCGGGCGCGACGCGGCTGATGTGGCGATCAGCAATGCCTTTGGGCCCACGCAACTATTGAAGTTCGACGTGGTGTGCGAACCGCTGTAGGTGCGTGGCCTTGAAATACGCACGGCGGCCTGACGTGGCATCGTGGCGAGGGCGCGCACATGAGCCGTCGCGGCATCATTCCCAGAGCGCTAACGCGCGCTTGCGTCGCGCCAGCGCCGCGCCGATCGAGACGACGGCGCCGATGCCGCCCATCGTCAGCGACAGGATCACGATGAGCGGACCGGTTTGCGTGCGCGTCGAGAAGACGCTGACCAGCAGGCCGGCGAGCGGTTGCGTCAGGTTGTTCAGCAGGATCACCACGCCGGTCGTCTTGCCGTAATCCTGCGGCGGAATGATCTGTTGCCGCGCGCTGCGGATATACACGTTGAACATTTTGTCGAAGCCGACGATCAGCAGGAAGCCGAGCGCATAGCCCCACGGCGCCGCGCTTGCGCCG
This genomic stretch from Paraburkholderia dioscoreae harbors:
- a CDS encoding transglutaminase-like domain-containing protein codes for the protein MKLRVGYELVYECVQPTPMLLMLNTHYSHAKEVLNPDLLVVDPPVPIRQYRDSFGNLCSRIVAPPGKVSFSTSAVLEVSSEPETRPPYTEQHPVEMLPDDTLVFLLGSRYCETDLLSEFAWQTFGTLPLGRVRVDAICNYVHNHIVFGYDFARPTKTAWQAWQERKGVCRDFAHLAVALCRAMNIPARYCTGYISDVGLPPPYAQMDFAAWFEAYIGGCWQIFDPRNNAPRTGRVLMARGRDAADVAISNAFGPTQLLKFDVVCEPL
- a CDS encoding recombination-associated protein RdgC is translated as MWFKNLQLHRLPAPWSVTPEQMQKWLAPHAFAPGNSVEMQSHGWASPRDNDSSDSLVYSLNGQMLLVFRAEKKLLPASVVTQVTKARAFELEEQQGFKPGRKQMRELKEQVTDELLPRAFSIRRDTRVWIDCRNGWLVIDAASQAVADEVRGLLVKSIDQLPLGTVRVTHSPVAAMTGWLLAGEGPAGFTLDQDTELRSPAEGNATVRYVGHTLDAEDMRRHIEAGKQCMRLAMTWNNRVSFVLTPSLTIKRIAPLDVLKEAGDPTAQNDDERFDSDVTLMTAELDRMLCDLLDALGGEQGEAIPQAAAA
- a CDS encoding ester cyclase; this encodes MSTSSMSRIARHMLIAASFAGAVSAHAASDADLPVPHHLAVASNSAQSAAIVQTARRYAAFWNTGGEAYATRALSPAFVDRTLPDGRPQGRDGPLQASKGFRAAVPDLHAEIDDLVVAGDRASVHLHFYGHFTGQFQNLKGNGQTIDFQAFDLYRVKNGRIVENWHLEDNLTLLRQLGAIKP
- a CDS encoding glycosyltransferase, with amino-acid sequence MTNVNPHSIEADRTPLRILFHINDFGKGGTETALLSWLKTLDRRLFAPSLSVAYPTDDLAFWRAQSIPEDVPVHVLASSKWMYALHQAARRRKLGTGEKLLHKLLTYGVIRPLLALRMRHLVRQHDLVCDFDFSLRHMAGSCNVPWFGVNHFSLAARLGGKSARYIARRVRHYARYSAITVLIPAMLNEARELFSTTGVDMDIVELPNVIDVDALRSAARAEIKRPAESFIVSVARLDEGQKDHKTLLRAYAQLRERGRCEAALVLIGDGRDRGELEQLADQLGIGASVQFLGFCANPLPYIRQAEMLVLSSRYEGCAVVLGEAMALGTPVLSADCPTGPRDMLEGGKAGLLVPVGDVDAMAFGIERLLTDTELRRSVAQAALQKVETFTPPRANQRMLELALRLLAKQDSPSGVLEPR
- a CDS encoding transglutaminase family protein, which translates into the protein MNEPQRFTVRHVSVYRYSEPVRFGEHRMMFRPRASHDLRLVTNQLVITPTPSRLHWLHDVFDNSVAVASFADKASELRFDSEVTLEHFEAPMPDYALEPYAVNWPFAYTNEEASDLVNARSRPYPDSDVDEWARRFVPTAGGAAKSGKRGAGAGGGTMALLRAMTLEIKSTFFYVRRTEKGVNRPGDTLRSRSGSCRDFAVLMMDAVRSLGLAARFVSGYLFVPEHDAAQGGGATHAWLQIYLPGAGWVDFDPTNSIVGNRHLIRVAVAWNAYQALPLWGTWHGAPHSFRGLQVDVSVTEGE
- a CDS encoding glycosyltransferase family 4 protein, whose protein sequence is MKKLGLSSNALQHSGGLERYAMDLVRGLAARGVEPAFFARRFDASLPEYGMVEPHRINVAFLPGKLRDRWFSWRLRAARRAAHVDVLIGCNRVDSSDMAICGGTHLGFLRATGRAQKRSDRWQIALERRQYERSKIVVAHSQLMHDELRELYGVDEAKIRVLYPPVDGTRFAPTDAATRAALRHKYGFADDEIVLLFPSSSHERKGLPLIEAALRDTALPVVVAVAGRPPARPSARLRYIGYVKELAECYRAADFTILASTYEPFGLVGIESVMCGTPVIFPSTIGCCDAIAPHAKFVFAPGEVADLRATVERAVREHGAGTRRTPLELARDAVLYDPGVAAHVDALLTLAEGIDSAR
- a CDS encoding O-antigen ligase family protein, which produces MTHTAARVERVLWVACPVILFVVMFGHMTALVFNALALMALGVAAAACSASRPSLWHWPLMLPIAGWAGWSLASVAWSMYPMVSLHAWCDEVLYPLVAFWGFWLFGTQLRRPAPVVLINWFACLALAAISALYWGHLQPPTANTFPLHFYNRVGHTSTLAVFAMPLFAGFMLRPRWRMIGASGIALCLFIGLATLNRFFWPAAAVTLLIALFPLYRRRLLLAVLVVAVVGAAGVGTLEFSSRLRTAGTVPAATQPRDVAIDGHQVYVPGSLSAIGDTVSADTRPKLWAFYVGEAERHAWVGVGFGKPLPGIVYRSEMPASLLAVEPQALTHAHNLFINTWLQTGFIGVVLQTALLLCLVGRFWRLRRVDPWLCAAGVALVAGMIAKNTTDDFMWQTTMLAFWAFAGLLLGCAEHAGAAGEASLETVRSRTTVLRSEQRREAPTAELGE
- a CDS encoding HdeD family acid-resistance protein, translated to MVRLVMILLGVDYLRTRWRSLRLVGCISLLLGVVVFIDALDSALYFPITPFALFLLLEGLATLAVAWTGMGGQRTLRYVKGIAFSTAAALILVGHEHGNFILSMIFGTLFLADGLLQIVSAKVVRYRTWRLAMIGGGVEIALAIFFYQPYPTHYVGTVPYCLGLGLIFGGWNMFLLSTRVRRLDSNPAVAANPGLAANGAAADAGIAAASELAASRVIAHEWDGPPAADEAALTVHVWTPVGSAKSEARRQPIVDRYIAAVDRNGVISTGHAALESPEGIYISLYPGVEIDRSPDDFARLLRATRENDVPGLFQPDYATESKAWCPSTVQVRIRNYDPVRLRRFWDAYRQDATYNLTHRNCSSSVSRALEAAIEGASARVWGGLGGWRPFLRVISTPELWVAAQVRKRAATMAWTPGLTLDYARALSMLADPRPSGWVKMARLAVQRMVRSRQQWREEARHASVAEDTARDAVRE
- a CDS encoding glycosyltransferase family 9 protein, whose product is MSRLAGRLRIFARAIPRLLIKPLRREPRHPRRILIAHHLLLGDTLLLTPLLAKLRVQYPQAQIVLACPKAIVPLYAGRPFGVAVLPFDPRDPRSVRDVLLSGPYDLGMVLGDNRHSWLALGAGCRWIVGHAGDKPAWKNWPLNRSVPYPAAPAAWADLAAELIDGPPPRAYRPADWPAPPHAALPEPSQFAKPYVVLHPGASTRVKRWPNARWRELAQRVEALGYLPVWTGGPGEAELIREIDPDPRHPNLAARLGLGELWHLFAGAQAVVCPDTGVAHLGRLIGVPTLALFGPGNALIHGAGRYWREVPFVPITVAEMPCRDQPFIFRRKVAWVRRCDRNETTCVAWRGDHADCMGRLSVESVYNALQNVLVKV